One region of Acidovorax sp. T1 genomic DNA includes:
- a CDS encoding acyl-CoA synthetase, with the protein MTSIYDQHLPRTEANFAPLSPLGFIERTAEVYPDRLAIVHGDLRQTWAQTYARCRQLASALARSGIGKNDTVAVMLPNTPPMVEAHFGVPMAGAVLNALNTRLDPEAIAFMLDHGEAKAVIVDPEFAGTMAKALALRQSQVPLLLIDVEDALYGPASQRLGQRTYEEFLAGGDPQFAWQLPADEWDAIALNYTSGTTGNPKGVVYHHRGAATNAISNVLEWDMPKHAVYLWTLPMFHCNGWCFPWTVAARAGVNVCLRRVEAQAIFDAIRNHGVTHYCGAPIVHGLLVNAPAALKVGLPSGVKAMVAGAAPPASMIEGMEKLGFDLTHVYGLTEVYGPATVCAQHGAWNDLDIGERARLNARQGVRYHLQRDVQVLDPETLHPVPWDGETMGEIMFKGNIAMKGYLKNPKATEEAFAGGWFHSGDLAVQYPDGYIKIKDRSKDIIISGGENISSIEVEDVLYRHPDVLAAAVVAKPDAKWGETPCAFVELKAGAQTTADDIVQHCKKHLAGFKVPRAVVFGEIPKTATGKIQKFELRKQAGSATAINV; encoded by the coding sequence ATGACCAGCATCTACGACCAGCACCTGCCCCGCACGGAGGCCAACTTCGCGCCCCTGTCGCCCCTGGGCTTCATCGAGCGCACCGCCGAGGTCTACCCCGACCGCCTGGCCATCGTGCATGGCGATCTGCGCCAGACCTGGGCCCAGACCTACGCGCGCTGCCGCCAGCTGGCCAGCGCGCTGGCACGCTCGGGCATTGGCAAGAACGACACCGTGGCCGTGATGCTGCCCAACACCCCGCCCATGGTGGAGGCGCACTTTGGCGTGCCTATGGCGGGGGCCGTGCTCAACGCGTTGAACACCCGGCTCGACCCTGAGGCCATCGCCTTCATGCTCGACCACGGCGAGGCCAAGGCCGTGATCGTGGACCCCGAGTTCGCGGGCACCATGGCCAAGGCCCTGGCGCTGCGCCAGAGCCAGGTGCCGCTGCTGCTGATTGATGTGGAAGACGCGCTGTATGGCCCCGCCAGCCAGCGCCTGGGTCAGCGCACGTATGAAGAATTTCTGGCCGGCGGCGATCCGCAATTCGCCTGGCAGCTGCCCGCCGACGAATGGGATGCCATTGCCCTCAACTACACGTCCGGCACCACCGGCAACCCCAAGGGCGTGGTCTACCACCACCGGGGCGCGGCCACCAACGCCATCAGCAACGTGCTGGAGTGGGACATGCCCAAGCACGCCGTCTATCTGTGGACGCTGCCCATGTTCCACTGCAACGGCTGGTGTTTTCCGTGGACGGTGGCGGCGCGCGCCGGTGTCAACGTCTGCCTGCGCCGGGTGGAGGCGCAGGCGATTTTTGATGCCATCCGCAACCATGGCGTCACGCACTACTGCGGCGCGCCCATCGTGCACGGCCTGCTGGTCAACGCGCCCGCCGCCCTGAAAGTGGGCCTGCCCTCGGGCGTGAAAGCCATGGTGGCCGGTGCCGCGCCGCCGGCTTCGATGATCGAGGGCATGGAAAAACTGGGGTTCGATCTGACCCATGTCTATGGCCTGACCGAGGTGTATGGCCCCGCCACGGTGTGCGCCCAGCACGGTGCGTGGAACGACCTTGACATCGGCGAGCGCGCCCGCCTCAATGCCCGCCAGGGCGTGCGCTACCACCTGCAGCGTGATGTGCAGGTGCTCGACCCCGAAACCCTGCACCCCGTGCCTTGGGACGGCGAAACCATGGGCGAGATCATGTTCAAGGGCAACATTGCCATGAAGGGTTACCTCAAGAACCCCAAGGCCACCGAAGAAGCCTTTGCCGGCGGCTGGTTCCACAGCGGTGATCTGGCCGTGCAGTACCCCGACGGCTACATCAAGATCAAGGACCGTAGCAAGGACATCATCATCTCGGGCGGCGAGAACATCTCGTCCATCGAGGTCGAAGACGTGCTCTACCGCCATCCCGACGTGCTGGCCGCCGCCGTGGTGGCCAAGCCCGACGCGAAGTGGGGCGAAACCCCCTGCGCCTTCGTTGAGCTGAAAGCCGGCGCGCAGACCACCGCCGATGACATCGTGCAGCACTGCAAAAAGCACCTGGCCGGCTTCAAGGTGCCGCGCGCCGTGGTGTTTGGCGAAATCCCCAAAACCGCCACGGGCAAGATCCAGAAGTTCGAGCTGCGCAAGCAGGCCGGCTCGGCCACGGCGATCAACGTCTGA
- the bioA gene encoding adenosylmethionine--8-amino-7-oxononanoate transaminase: protein MKSLNSPELAARSLAAVWHPCTQMARAAVTPPLAIARGEGPWLFDLEGRRYFDANSSWWVNLFGHSDAGIRAAITQQLETLPHVMLAGCTHAPAVELAEKLSALTGGALGHAFFASDGASAVEIALKMSFHSWCNRGQADKREFVCLRNGYHGETIGALAVTDVAVFRDAYDPLLMRAHIVDSPDTRQGPDAEARALADLRRVLTERRGQVAALIIEPLVQCAAGMAMHEPSYLRAVRALCDEFGIHLIADEIAVGCGRSGSFFAFEQGACGWPDFITLSKGISGGTLPLSLVLTTETVYQSFWSEQVGRGFLHSHSYTGNALACAAANAVLDRFAADQVLEKNRVQARLLAEAFAPLATDPRVHHLRQRGMILAFDVREPGERFAERFHLAARAHELLIRPIGATVYLMPPYLIDAPTAQFLFQAVMATLAEVIDHAA, encoded by the coding sequence TTGAAGTCCCTGAACTCCCCTGAACTGGCTGCCCGCAGCCTGGCTGCGGTCTGGCACCCCTGCACCCAGATGGCGCGCGCCGCCGTCACCCCGCCGCTGGCCATTGCCCGGGGCGAGGGCCCCTGGCTTTTCGATCTGGAAGGCCGGCGCTATTTCGACGCCAACAGCTCCTGGTGGGTCAACCTGTTCGGGCACTCGGATGCCGGCATCCGCGCCGCCATCACGCAGCAGCTCGAAACCCTGCCCCATGTGATGCTGGCCGGTTGCACCCATGCGCCCGCGGTCGAGTTGGCGGAAAAGCTCTCGGCCCTGACTGGCGGCGCGCTGGGCCACGCCTTCTTTGCCAGCGACGGCGCCTCGGCCGTCGAGATCGCGCTGAAGATGAGCTTTCACTCGTGGTGCAACCGGGGCCAGGCGGACAAGCGCGAGTTTGTCTGCCTGCGCAACGGCTACCACGGCGAAACCATCGGCGCGCTGGCCGTGACCGACGTGGCGGTGTTCCGCGATGCCTACGACCCGTTGCTGATGCGCGCTCACATCGTCGATTCGCCCGACACGCGCCAGGGCCCGGACGCCGAGGCCCGCGCGCTGGCCGACCTGCGCCGCGTGCTGACCGAGCGGCGCGGCCAGGTGGCCGCCCTCATCATCGAGCCGCTGGTGCAGTGCGCCGCCGGCATGGCGATGCACGAGCCCTCGTACCTGCGCGCCGTGCGGGCCTTGTGCGACGAGTTCGGCATCCACCTCATCGCCGACGAGATCGCGGTGGGCTGCGGGCGCAGCGGCAGCTTCTTTGCGTTTGAGCAGGGCGCGTGCGGCTGGCCCGACTTCATCACGCTGTCCAAGGGCATCAGCGGCGGCACGCTGCCGCTGTCGCTGGTGCTGACCACCGAAACGGTGTACCAGAGCTTCTGGAGCGAGCAGGTCGGGCGCGGCTTTCTGCACTCGCATTCCTACACCGGCAATGCCCTGGCCTGCGCGGCGGCCAATGCCGTGCTCGACCGCTTTGCCGCCGACCAGGTGCTGGAGAAGAACCGTGTGCAGGCCCGGCTGCTGGCCGAGGCCTTCGCGCCGCTGGCCACCGACCCGCGCGTGCACCACCTGCGCCAGCGCGGCATGATCCTGGCGTTCGATGTGCGCGAGCCTGGTGAGCGGTTTGCCGAGCGCTTTCACCTGGCGGCCCGTGCGCACGAACTGCTGATCCGTCCCATCGGCGCCACCGTTTACCTGATGCCGCCTTATCTCATCGATGCGCCCACGGCGCAGTTCCTTTTTCAGGCCGTGATGGCCACGCTGGCGGAGGTAATCGACCATGCTGCTTGA
- the bioF gene encoding 8-amino-7-oxononanoate synthase, producing MLLDHLNYKLQAIAAKDLTRVLREAESATAPVQRVRGADGQSRELLMFCSNDYLGLAAHPALAEALAEGARLYGAGSGSSHLISGHSSAHAALERALAATVAPAIPNAEALFFCTGFMANLAVLTALGDADAVIFSEELNHASLIDGARLAKAPVQRYAHCDVAQLDALLGACTARIKLIVTDAVFSMDGDVAPLNALLALAERHDAWLVVDDAHGFGVLGPQGRGTLAHFGLRSERLIMVGTLGKAAGVAGAFVAAHPTVIQYLIQAARAYIFTTAAPPAVAHALLQSLALMAGDEGAQRRANLVHLQAQLRAGVDELLARHPRLGWRLVASDTPIQPLIIGENAAALRVAAILDRAGLRVPAIRPPTVAPGTARLRITLCGTHSAADIDRLLAALADAAQELA from the coding sequence ATGCTGCTTGACCACCTGAACTACAAACTGCAGGCCATCGCCGCCAAGGACCTGACACGCGTGCTGCGCGAAGCCGAAAGCGCCACCGCGCCGGTGCAGCGTGTGCGCGGTGCCGATGGGCAATCGCGCGAGCTGCTGATGTTCTGCAGCAACGACTACCTGGGCCTGGCCGCCCACCCCGCGCTGGCCGAGGCGCTGGCCGAGGGCGCGCGCCTGTATGGTGCTGGCTCGGGCTCGTCGCACCTCATCAGCGGGCATTCGAGTGCGCATGCGGCGCTGGAGCGTGCCCTGGCGGCCACGGTGGCGCCCGCCATTCCGAACGCCGAGGCGCTGTTTTTTTGCACCGGCTTCATGGCCAACCTGGCGGTGCTGACGGCCCTGGGCGATGCCGATGCGGTGATTTTTTCGGAAGAACTCAACCACGCCTCGCTGATCGACGGCGCGCGCCTGGCCAAGGCGCCGGTGCAGCGCTACGCCCACTGCGACGTGGCGCAGCTTGACGCGCTGCTGGGCGCGTGCACGGCCCGCATCAAGTTGATCGTCACCGATGCGGTGTTCAGCATGGATGGCGACGTGGCCCCGCTCAATGCCCTGCTGGCGCTGGCCGAACGGCACGACGCCTGGCTGGTGGTGGACGATGCCCATGGCTTTGGCGTGCTGGGGCCGCAGGGGCGCGGCACGCTGGCGCACTTTGGCCTGCGCAGTGAGCGGCTGATCATGGTGGGCACGCTGGGCAAGGCCGCCGGGGTGGCCGGGGCCTTTGTGGCGGCGCACCCCACCGTCATCCAATACCTGATCCAGGCCGCGCGGGCCTACATCTTCACCACCGCCGCGCCGCCCGCCGTGGCCCATGCGCTGCTGCAAAGCCTGGCGCTGATGGCGGGCGACGAGGGCGCGCAGCGCCGCGCCAACCTCGTGCACCTGCAGGCGCAGCTGCGCGCTGGCGTGGACGAATTGCTGGCGCGCCATCCGCGCCTGGGCTGGCGGCTGGTGGCGTCGGACACGCCCATCCAGCCACTCATCATTGGCGAAAACGCCGCCGCGCTGCGGGTGGCCGCCATCCTCGACCGCGCCGGCCTGCGCGTGCCGGCCATCCGCCCGCCCACCGTGGCCCCGGGCACGGCGCGCCTGCGCATCACGCTGTGCGGCACGCACAGCGCGGCCGACATCGACCGCCTGCTGGCCGCACTGGCCGATGCGGCGCAGGAGCTGGCATGA
- the bioD gene encoding dethiobiotin synthase translates to MTNGFFSAGPPQDEKQPPRGGSDPRSGGAWGAFPIAGPPQDEKQPPRGGSDPRSGGAWGAFFITGTDTEIGKTAITAALTHLAAQSGLRAAAIKPLAAGQDCVDGRWVNEDVLRLRAASNMDLRDDEVGPLQLRTPCAPHIAARLEGRAIVRETLLAAVRGVAARADMAFVEGVGGFRVPLIPGWDTADLAVDLGLPVVLVVGLRLGCINHALLTAEAVRARGLRLAGWVANTVDAAMPHVADNLAALEAGLQAPFLGHVPRLPEPHPAAIAAHLPQALALLQAA, encoded by the coding sequence ATGACAAACGGCTTTTTCAGCGCCGGGCCGCCCCAAGATGAAAAGCAACCCCCTCGGGGGGGCAGCGACCCGCGAAGCGGCGGAGCGTGGGGGGCCTTTCCCATCGCCGGGCCGCCCCAAGATGAAAAGCAACCCCCTCGGGGGGGCAGCGACCCGCGAAGCGGCGGAGCGTGGGGGGCATTTTTCATCACCGGCACCGACACCGAGATCGGCAAGACCGCCATCACCGCCGCGCTCACGCACCTGGCAGCGCAGTCGGGCCTGCGTGCGGCCGCCATCAAGCCGCTGGCGGCGGGGCAGGACTGCGTGGACGGCCGCTGGGTCAACGAAGACGTGCTGCGCCTGCGCGCGGCCAGCAACATGGACCTGCGCGACGACGAGGTCGGCCCGCTGCAGCTGCGCACGCCCTGCGCGCCGCACATCGCCGCGCGCCTGGAGGGCCGCGCTATCGTGCGCGAGACGCTGCTGGCCGCCGTGCGCGGCGTGGCCGCGCGGGCCGACATGGCGTTCGTCGAAGGCGTGGGCGGCTTTCGCGTGCCGCTCATTCCGGGCTGGGACACCGCCGACCTGGCGGTGGACCTGGGGCTGCCGGTGGTGCTGGTGGTGGGCCTGCGCCTGGGCTGCATCAACCATGCGCTGCTCACCGCCGAAGCCGTGCGTGCGCGCGGCCTGCGCCTGGCCGGCTGGGTGGCCAACACCGTCGATGCCGCCATGCCGCATGTGGCGGACAACCTGGCTGCGCTGGAGGCCGGCCTGCAAGCGCCCTTCCTGGGCCATGTGCCCCGCCTGCCAGAGCCGCACCCCGCCGCCATTGCCGCCCATTTGCCGCAGGCGCTGGCGTTGCTGCAAGCCGCATAA
- a CDS encoding gamma-glutamyltransferase family protein — MPKTTPLRIALIAAAALLAGCNSAPPLAYTVPSQPEGSSGTTEKPGWATEKFAVAAANPLATDAGYQVLKAGGSAIDAAIAVQMVLTLVEPQSSGIGGGAFLLHAAGARVEAYDGRETAPAAATEKLFIGADGKPLPFNDAVVGGRSVGVPGTVRMLELAHREHGKLAWAQLFQPAIQLAEGGFKVSARLNTLLANDKFLSQDPVAAAYFYDAAGKPWPVGHVLKNPELAAVLRAIARQGSKALLEGDVAQAIVAKVRTHPTNPGQLSLADLAGYQPKKREALCSSYQVAPHNYRVCGFPPPSSGAIAIGQILGILKHTNAATLPLQDGLNGPAPGADWLHLYTEAARLAFADRALYVADPDFVQPPAGSWMSLLEPAYLASRAQLIGAQSMKVAQPGTPGAVRTSLAPMPDQPEYGTSHISIVDAFGNAVAMTTTIEDQFGSRQMVTTNAARSGGFLLNNELTDFSFAPTDAQGQPIANRVQPGKRPRSSMAPTLVFDQASGELLMSGGSPGGAAIIHYTAKTLYGVFNWGLMPQQAINLPNFGSMNGPTLLEENRFPPATVQALRARGAEVREMNMTSGLQAITRGQAHGQKIWLGGADPRREGVVMGD; from the coding sequence ATGCCCAAGACCACACCCCTTCGCATTGCGCTGATCGCTGCAGCCGCCCTGCTGGCCGGCTGCAACAGCGCCCCGCCGCTGGCCTACACCGTGCCCAGTCAGCCCGAGGGCTCGTCGGGTACCACCGAAAAGCCGGGCTGGGCCACCGAGAAGTTTGCCGTGGCCGCCGCCAACCCGCTGGCCACCGACGCAGGCTACCAAGTGCTCAAGGCCGGCGGCTCGGCCATCGACGCGGCCATTGCCGTGCAGATGGTGCTGACGCTGGTGGAGCCCCAGTCCAGCGGCATTGGCGGCGGCGCCTTCCTGCTGCATGCCGCAGGCGCGCGGGTCGAGGCCTATGACGGGCGCGAAACAGCGCCTGCCGCGGCCACCGAAAAACTGTTCATCGGCGCAGACGGCAAGCCCCTGCCCTTCAACGACGCCGTGGTGGGCGGCCGCTCGGTGGGCGTGCCAGGCACGGTGCGCATGCTGGAGCTGGCGCACCGCGAGCACGGCAAGCTGGCCTGGGCGCAACTGTTCCAGCCCGCGATCCAGCTGGCCGAGGGCGGCTTCAAGGTCAGCGCCCGGCTCAACACCCTGTTGGCCAACGACAAATTCCTGTCGCAAGACCCGGTGGCCGCCGCCTACTTCTACGACGCCGCCGGCAAACCCTGGCCCGTGGGCCATGTGCTGAAGAACCCCGAGCTGGCTGCGGTGCTGCGGGCCATCGCCCGGCAGGGCTCCAAGGCGCTGCTCGAGGGCGACGTGGCCCAGGCCATCGTGGCCAAGGTGCGCACGCACCCCACCAACCCGGGCCAGCTCAGCCTGGCCGACCTGGCGGGCTACCAGCCGAAAAAACGCGAAGCCCTGTGCAGCAGCTACCAGGTCGCGCCCCACAACTACCGCGTGTGCGGCTTTCCGCCACCGAGCTCGGGCGCCATTGCCATCGGCCAGATCCTGGGCATCCTCAAGCACACCAACGCGGCCACCCTGCCGCTGCAGGACGGCCTGAACGGCCCCGCGCCCGGCGCCGACTGGCTGCACCTCTACACCGAGGCCGCGCGCCTGGCCTTTGCCGACCGCGCGCTCTACGTGGCCGACCCCGATTTCGTGCAGCCCCCCGCTGGCAGCTGGATGAGCCTGCTGGAGCCCGCCTATCTGGCCAGCCGCGCCCAGCTGATCGGCGCGCAAAGCATGAAGGTGGCGCAACCCGGCACACCGGGCGCCGTGCGCACCAGCTTGGCCCCCATGCCCGACCAGCCCGAGTACGGCACCAGCCACATCAGCATCGTGGACGCCTTCGGCAATGCGGTGGCCATGACGACCACCATCGAGGACCAGTTCGGCTCGCGCCAGATGGTGACCACCAACGCCGCGCGCAGCGGGGGCTTTTTGCTCAACAACGAACTCACCGACTTCAGCTTTGCCCCCACCGACGCGCAGGGCCAGCCCATTGCCAACCGCGTGCAGCCGGGCAAGCGCCCGCGCTCGTCGATGGCGCCCACGCTGGTGTTCGACCAGGCCAGCGGCGAGCTCTTGATGAGCGGCGGCAGCCCCGGCGGCGCGGCCATCATCCACTACACGGCCAAGACACTGTATGGCGTTTTCAACTGGGGCCTGATGCCCCAGCAGGCCATCAACCTGCCCAACTTCGGCTCCATGAACGGCCCCACGCTGCTGGAAGAAAACCGCTTTCCGCCCGCCACGGTGCAGGCCCTGCGCGCACGCGGCGCCGAGGTACGCGAGATGAACATGACCAGCGGCCTGCAGGCCATCACCCGCGGCCAGGCCCATGGCCAAAAGATCTGGCTGGGCGGCGCCGACCCACGGCGCGAAGGCGTGGTGATGGGCGACTGA
- a CDS encoding alkaline phosphatase D family protein → MTPLQRRAFLQRAALVATAGALPRWAWSTSPLQHDPFALGVASGDPTPDGVVLWTRLLPTPSGPLTTPLTVHWELADDPAFRRIVQRGQATALPALGHSVHVELTGLAPARWYHYRFMLGDAVSATGRTRTTPAADALDSHLRLAFASCQRWEHGHYAAWRHLRADQPDLVLFLGDYIYEYASPPASTGLARVHALRHASTLADFRDRYALHKSDPALQAAHAACPWAVTWDDHEAQNDYAGGQGKGSQGDPAAFLALRSAAWQAFYENMPLRAASLVAPGFGALQVYRRLRWGRLAQVHLLDTRQHRQWQACRPVDAGGAAAVRPHDCAALADPQRTLLGAAQEQWLDAGLAADAQHDRTRWSVIAQQTLFSPRRYPSGVVATDSWDGYPGARARLLQSLARHAPRNSVLLGGDIHQNYVCQVLADAGSDGQPPAGPVIASEFCGTSISSRAGTTQDKVDAIARHNPHVLLARSDQRGYGLADITPQRWTTTLRVVNDPLRADSGASTLARFVVEDGQAGPVPA, encoded by the coding sequence GTGACACCCCTGCAACGCCGCGCCTTCCTGCAGCGTGCAGCCCTGGTGGCCACTGCCGGCGCCCTGCCCCGCTGGGCCTGGAGCACCAGCCCGCTGCAGCACGACCCTTTTGCCCTGGGCGTGGCCAGCGGCGACCCCACACCCGACGGCGTGGTGCTCTGGACGCGGCTGCTGCCCACGCCGTCCGGCCCACTCACCACACCGCTCACGGTGCACTGGGAGCTGGCCGACGACCCGGCCTTCCGGCGCATCGTGCAGCGCGGGCAGGCCACGGCGCTGCCAGCCCTGGGCCACAGCGTGCATGTCGAGCTGACCGGGTTGGCCCCGGCCCGCTGGTACCACTACCGCTTCATGCTGGGCGACGCGGTTAGCGCCACGGGCCGCACCCGCACCACGCCCGCAGCCGATGCCCTGGACAGCCATCTGCGCCTGGCCTTTGCCTCGTGCCAGCGCTGGGAACACGGCCACTACGCCGCGTGGCGCCACCTGCGCGCCGACCAACCCGATCTGGTGCTGTTTTTGGGCGATTACATCTATGAATACGCATCACCGCCAGCCAGCACGGGCCTGGCCCGCGTGCACGCGCTGCGCCACGCCAGCACCCTGGCCGACTTTCGCGACCGCTACGCGCTGCACAAGAGCGACCCCGCCCTGCAGGCCGCCCATGCCGCCTGCCCCTGGGCCGTGACCTGGGACGACCATGAGGCGCAGAACGACTACGCCGGCGGGCAAGGCAAAGGCAGCCAGGGCGACCCGGCGGCTTTCCTGGCCCTGCGCAGCGCGGCCTGGCAGGCGTTTTACGAAAACATGCCCCTGCGCGCCGCCAGCCTGGTGGCGCCCGGCTTTGGCGCCCTGCAGGTGTACCGGCGCCTGCGCTGGGGCCGTCTGGCCCAGGTGCACCTGCTCGACACCCGCCAGCACCGCCAGTGGCAGGCCTGCCGCCCGGTTGACGCGGGCGGGGCCGCGGCCGTGCGCCCGCACGACTGCGCAGCCCTGGCCGACCCGCAACGCACCCTGCTGGGCGCCGCCCAGGAGCAGTGGCTTGATGCGGGCCTGGCCGCCGATGCCCAGCACGACCGCACCCGCTGGAGCGTGATCGCGCAGCAAACCCTGTTTTCGCCCCGCCGCTACCCCTCGGGCGTGGTCGCCACCGACAGCTGGGACGGCTACCCCGGCGCCCGCGCGCGCCTGCTGCAGTCGCTGGCCCGCCATGCGCCGCGCAACAGCGTGCTGCTGGGCGGCGACATCCACCAAAATTACGTCTGCCAGGTGCTCGCCGATGCCGGCTCAGACGGCCAGCCGCCTGCCGGGCCGGTGATCGCCAGCGAGTTCTGCGGCACCTCGATCAGTTCGCGCGCGGGCACCACGCAGGACAAGGTCGATGCCATCGCCCGCCACAACCCGCATGTGCTGCTGGCGCGCAGCGACCAGCGCGGCTACGGCCTGGCCGACATCACGCCGCAGCGCTGGACCACCACCTTGCGCGTGGTGAACGACCCCTTGCGCGCCGACAGTGGCGCGTCCACCCTGGCGCGCTTCGTGGTGGAAGACGGGCAGGCCGGGCCCGTGCCGGCATGA
- a CDS encoding GGDEF domain-containing protein, giving the protein MADRQPSEIARETLKQLAVRRLAPTPDNYLALYEEIAGVRTPPAFPEGPLQHILRVLPGQTPAQKRLLGQLERAVENKDWSALQSVLVGYANLGLNPATAEPVVAQTTVLTILPEDLAELLARLIDNTLPALGEEDARVHEMARQLTQLLREPAPPASTVQLMLSNFTYRLSFATEDQAAIRASLLELLHMVFENIAALSVEDRWLNGQAEALMAAATPPLTLRRLDDVQRRLKDVIFKQTEAHARAMEAQEQMKDMLSTFIERLAKITDSSTTYQDTMERCADLIGKASTLEEIAPVLQEVMQATRSMALDSRAAHDELHELRERTELKRAQVAQLQQELDRASAQARHDPLTGSLNRKGLEEAMERELARATRTGAPLCVALPDIDNFKTINDRLGHNAGDAALLHLTQVTREVMRPQDLLARYGGEEFVLVLPDTTAANGVAAMTRLQRELTTRFFLQGKEKVLITFSAGVAQLGEGETSADAIRRADKSMYLAKRSGKNRVMAA; this is encoded by the coding sequence ATGGCGGACCGACAACCCTCTGAAATTGCCCGTGAAACGCTCAAGCAACTGGCTGTCCGCCGGCTCGCTCCCACACCAGACAACTATCTGGCGCTGTACGAAGAAATCGCCGGCGTCCGCACCCCGCCGGCTTTCCCAGAGGGGCCGCTACAGCACATTCTGAGAGTGCTGCCGGGCCAGACGCCGGCGCAAAAGCGGCTGCTGGGCCAGCTGGAGCGGGCCGTGGAAAACAAGGACTGGTCCGCCCTGCAAAGCGTTCTGGTGGGCTACGCCAATCTGGGGCTCAACCCGGCCACCGCCGAACCCGTGGTGGCCCAAACCACTGTGTTAACCATCCTGCCCGAAGACCTGGCAGAGCTGCTGGCCCGCCTGATCGACAACACCCTGCCGGCGCTGGGCGAAGAAGATGCCCGCGTGCATGAAATGGCCCGGCAGCTGACCCAATTGCTGCGCGAACCCGCACCGCCCGCCTCCACCGTGCAACTGATGCTGAGCAACTTCACCTACCGCCTGTCGTTTGCCACCGAGGACCAGGCCGCCATACGCGCCAGCCTGCTTGAGCTGCTGCACATGGTGTTCGAGAACATCGCCGCGCTGAGCGTGGAAGACCGCTGGCTCAACGGCCAGGCCGAGGCCCTCATGGCGGCCGCCACACCGCCGCTCACCCTGCGCCGGCTGGACGACGTGCAGCGGCGCCTGAAGGACGTCATCTTCAAGCAGACCGAGGCCCACGCCCGCGCCATGGAGGCCCAGGAGCAGATGAAGGACATGCTGTCCACCTTCATCGAGCGCCTGGCAAAGATCACCGACTCCAGCACCACCTACCAGGACACGATGGAGCGCTGCGCCGACCTCATCGGCAAGGCCAGCACCCTCGAAGAAATTGCCCCCGTCCTGCAGGAAGTGATGCAGGCCACCCGCTCCATGGCACTGGACAGCCGGGCCGCCCACGATGAGCTGCACGAATTGCGGGAGCGCACCGAACTCAAGCGCGCACAGGTCGCGCAGCTGCAGCAGGAGCTTGACCGCGCCAGCGCCCAGGCACGCCACGACCCGCTTACCGGCTCGCTCAACCGCAAGGGACTGGAAGAGGCCATGGAACGCGAGCTGGCCCGAGCAACCCGCACCGGTGCGCCGCTGTGCGTGGCTTTGCCCGATATCGACAACTTCAAAACCATCAACGACCGGCTTGGCCACAATGCCGGCGATGCGGCGCTGCTGCACCTGACCCAGGTCACCCGCGAAGTCATGCGCCCCCAGGACCTGCTGGCCCGCTATGGCGGCGAAGAATTCGTGCTGGTCTTGCCCGACACCACCGCTGCCAACGGCGTCGCCGCCATGACGCGCCTGCAGCGCGAGCTGACCACCCGCTTCTTTTTACAGGGCAAAGAAAAAGTGCTGATCACCTTCAGCGCCGGCGTGGCCCAGCTGGGCGAAGGCGAAACCAGTGCCGATGCCATCCGCCGGGCCGACAAAAGCATGTACCTGGCCAAGCGCTCGGGCAAGAACCGCGTCATGGCCGCGTGA